One genomic window of Candidatus Melainabacteria bacterium includes the following:
- a CDS encoding TonB family protein: MRSATKNLFIVGFAALGFSAQFFPTQSAFGGPLLKIGTEESSYYKDAEIVHCPKPEIPAELHEQCFKSCCLAKFTIKQDGASSVTLLSSTGSTEVDEIAVSTLQRWKFKPATVNGKPVESAKKIRVEFEVEE, translated from the coding sequence ATGCGGTCAGCGACAAAAAATCTATTTATTGTTGGCTTTGCGGCTCTAGGGTTCTCGGCGCAGTTTTTCCCGACCCAGTCCGCCTTTGGTGGTCCGTTGCTCAAAATCGGCACTGAAGAGTCTTCATATTATAAAGATGCCGAAATCGTTCATTGCCCGAAGCCCGAAATCCCCGCAGAGCTGCACGAACAGTGCTTCAAGTCCTGCTGCCTCGCCAAATTCACTATCAAGCAGGATGGCGCCAGTTCAGTCACCTTGCTTTCCTCAACCGGTAGCACCGAGGTTGACGAAATCGCCGTCAGCACGCTACAACGATGGAAGTTCAAGCCGGCCACAGTAAACGGAAAACCGGTAGAATCTGCCAAGAAAATAAGGGTTGAGTTCGAAGTCGAAGAATGA
- a CDS encoding DUF4118 domain-containing protein, whose product MTKYWRKFGIPYLTATAAVALMTVLIAVVHADRHASNISMLYLLIVTVAALLLGRGASIYCSILAFFAFDWFFVEPRHQLTVASFSEWLALCMFLLTATIIGQLTALLRKRMEEAQKSRNETAALAEASWAVASDIDRDRVLKKLMETIMKVSAADAVSMCLQNAEFDDSPVWIHSNAPIQDDELSKEAMTHALVRGQSIGWDNSPHWKKAFGDLKKSELIYLPITLNNETFGVICMRLKPAATIEDSEKNIINSVMNHAAVVLHRDKLLQIQTQAKALAEVDRLKTALLSMVSHDFRSPLTSIKASVGSMLQTNSGALDAETQTQLLQGVDQEADRLNKMVGNILDLSRLEANAWTPKKELTTMTELVGSVVDSFGEQENKRIKVDIADRDKEFSFDLVQMTQVLRNLIENALKYSSDDVTVKFYNGNNMMNIDVIDHGPGLPRGEEKDIFKPFHRSKSLQESSTPGMGVGLAVCKGLIEAHKGTISAANQSGGGAVFHIALPQENGDTKQQ is encoded by the coding sequence ATGACAAAATACTGGCGAAAATTCGGCATTCCATACTTAACGGCGACAGCCGCTGTTGCGCTGATGACTGTGCTAATCGCGGTTGTGCACGCAGACCGGCACGCCTCGAACATCTCGATGCTCTACCTGCTGATTGTGACGGTTGCCGCCCTCTTGCTGGGTCGCGGAGCCTCCATCTATTGCTCGATACTGGCATTTTTCGCCTTCGACTGGTTTTTCGTCGAACCGAGGCATCAGCTCACCGTCGCATCGTTCAGCGAATGGTTAGCCCTATGTATGTTTCTGCTCACCGCGACAATAATCGGGCAGCTTACGGCGTTGCTGCGGAAACGCATGGAGGAAGCGCAAAAAAGTCGAAACGAGACGGCAGCTCTTGCAGAAGCAAGTTGGGCTGTTGCGTCTGACATTGACAGAGACCGCGTATTGAAGAAGCTGATGGAAACAATCATGAAAGTTTCAGCCGCCGATGCCGTTTCAATGTGTCTTCAAAACGCAGAGTTCGACGACAGTCCGGTCTGGATTCACTCCAACGCACCAATTCAAGACGACGAGCTTTCCAAAGAAGCAATGACGCATGCGCTCGTGCGAGGGCAATCGATTGGATGGGACAACAGCCCGCACTGGAAAAAAGCATTCGGAGATCTCAAAAAGTCTGAGCTGATATATCTTCCAATCACTCTGAACAACGAAACATTTGGCGTCATTTGTATGCGACTGAAACCTGCCGCGACCATTGAAGACAGTGAAAAGAACATCATCAACTCCGTGATGAATCATGCCGCCGTCGTATTACATCGAGACAAACTCTTGCAAATTCAAACGCAGGCAAAAGCACTGGCTGAAGTAGATCGCTTGAAGACTGCGCTACTGTCCATGGTGTCACACGATTTCCGCAGCCCTCTCACTTCCATCAAAGCAAGCGTCGGCAGCATGCTTCAAACAAACTCCGGAGCGCTTGACGCAGAAACTCAGACGCAGCTTCTTCAAGGCGTCGATCAGGAAGCGGACAGACTGAACAAGATGGTCGGCAATATTCTCGACCTTTCTCGCCTGGAAGCTAACGCATGGACACCGAAGAAAGAGCTGACTACAATGACTGAGTTGGTTGGGTCAGTAGTCGATTCGTTCGGTGAACAAGAAAACAAACGGATAAAAGTTGACATTGCAGACAGAGACAAAGAATTTTCATTTGATCTGGTGCAGATGACACAAGTGCTGCGAAACCTGATTGAGAATGCACTGAAATATTCGAGCGACGACGTTACGGTCAAGTTTTACAACGGCAACAACATGATGAATATTGATGTCATCGACCACGGTCCAGGACTGCCACGTGGGGAGGAAAAAGATATATTCAAACCATTCCATCGCTCGAAATCACTGCAAGAATCGTCAACGCCTGGAATGGGAGTAGGTTTGGCTGTATGCAAAGGACTGATTGAAGCGCATAAGGGCACGATAAGTGCTGCGAATCAAAGTGGTGGCGGTGCGGTCTTTCACATTGCCCTGCCACAAGAAAATGGAGATACAAAACAACAATGA
- the kdpF gene encoding K(+)-transporting ATPase subunit F — protein sequence MNLDNILAGTTSIGLLVYLFFALLYPEKV from the coding sequence ATGAATCTCGACAACATACTGGCCGGCACCACCTCAATAGGGCTGCTTGTCTACCTATTCTTCGCACTCTTATATCCGGAGAAAGTTTAG
- a CDS encoding molybdopterin oxidoreductase family protein produces MTDAQKNLDSKTIVRGACPHDCPDSCALVITVENGKATSVKGAPDHPTTDGFLCTKVNRYLERTYSPERILHPMRSVGAKGERKFERISWEDAIATITDKFKSIAEEFGPEAILPYSYAGTMGLVQGSSMDHRFFHKLGASLLDRTICASAGGAGYRYTVGATIGTDMERFVDSKLIIIWGSNPITSNVHLWPKILEAQRKGAKLIAIDPYKSLTAEKCNQHLAIKPGTDGALALAMMNVIIAENLTDSDYVEKYTVGFEQLRDRVAAWTPARAAEIAGISQESIVNLAREYATITPSVIRLNYGMQRHTGGGMAVRTVACLPALIGAWRHPSGGILLSASGNFGIDNNKLLRPDLIWNNPRTINMSALGDALLGYNRTVKTATSPDGLTNVEQTLTPLDPPIRAIFVYNSNPVAIAPDSKKVIEGFSRPDLFTVVHEIFHTDTADYADIILPATTQLEQFDVHKSYGHLYMLANAPAIAPIGEAKPNSEVFRLLAESMGFIDECFADTDEEIAGQAILTSHPNMQGIALEQLKEKGWQRLSVPEIYAPFAEGNFPTPSGKCEFYSETLAKLGIDPLPCFIPPTESVRTAPELSKKFPLEMISPPAHNFLNSSFANLPSFLKSEKEPFLEIHPNDAGVRGIKDGDRVRIFNDRGAFGARARVSERAREGVVVAFSIWWKKLTVDGTNANDVTSQRLTDMGAAATFYDTLVEVEKE; encoded by the coding sequence ATGACAGATGCGCAGAAGAATTTGGACTCAAAGACAATCGTGCGAGGCGCCTGCCCCCATGACTGTCCTGATAGTTGCGCGCTGGTGATCACAGTTGAGAATGGCAAAGCTACAAGTGTAAAAGGCGCTCCTGATCATCCAACCACAGACGGATTTTTGTGTACAAAGGTGAATCGGTACCTTGAACGCACATACAGCCCTGAACGAATCTTGCACCCAATGAGATCGGTAGGAGCTAAAGGCGAACGAAAATTTGAAAGAATCAGTTGGGAAGACGCAATAGCCACTATCACAGACAAGTTCAAATCGATTGCGGAAGAGTTTGGACCAGAAGCAATTCTCCCATACAGCTATGCCGGCACCATGGGGCTCGTTCAGGGCTCATCGATGGACCATCGCTTCTTTCACAAACTCGGCGCGTCTCTATTAGATCGCACCATATGCGCTAGCGCCGGTGGTGCTGGTTACCGTTATACGGTTGGTGCCACCATTGGCACTGACATGGAGCGCTTTGTCGACTCCAAACTAATCATTATCTGGGGTTCCAATCCAATCACATCAAATGTCCATCTGTGGCCTAAGATTTTGGAAGCACAACGCAAAGGTGCAAAGTTAATAGCCATCGATCCTTATAAATCGCTGACGGCAGAAAAATGCAATCAGCATCTGGCGATCAAACCTGGCACCGATGGCGCATTGGCTCTCGCAATGATGAATGTAATCATTGCGGAAAATCTGACAGACTCTGACTATGTAGAGAAGTATACGGTCGGATTCGAACAACTGAGAGACCGTGTCGCGGCATGGACACCAGCGCGAGCAGCAGAGATAGCAGGCATTTCGCAAGAATCCATTGTAAATCTAGCACGAGAATACGCAACGATAACACCCTCAGTGATCCGATTGAACTATGGCATGCAACGTCATACGGGCGGTGGCATGGCAGTAAGAACAGTGGCATGCTTGCCGGCACTCATCGGCGCTTGGCGCCACCCATCAGGTGGAATATTACTTTCAGCTTCTGGCAATTTCGGCATCGATAACAATAAGCTTCTTCGCCCAGATCTGATCTGGAATAATCCGCGCACGATTAATATGTCAGCGCTCGGCGACGCACTGTTGGGCTATAACCGAACCGTAAAAACTGCGACGTCACCAGATGGTCTAACGAATGTTGAACAAACACTCACACCATTAGATCCTCCGATTAGAGCTATTTTTGTCTACAACTCAAATCCTGTAGCTATTGCACCAGACTCGAAAAAGGTAATAGAAGGATTCTCCAGACCGGATCTATTTACGGTTGTGCACGAGATTTTCCACACCGACACAGCCGACTATGCAGACATCATTTTGCCTGCGACAACTCAGCTCGAACAGTTCGATGTGCACAAGTCATACGGGCATTTGTACATGCTGGCAAATGCACCGGCAATTGCTCCAATCGGAGAAGCTAAACCGAATAGCGAAGTATTCCGACTTTTAGCTGAAAGCATGGGTTTCATAGACGAGTGCTTTGCAGATACTGATGAAGAAATTGCCGGGCAGGCGATTTTGACCAGTCATCCGAATATGCAAGGCATTGCACTGGAGCAGTTAAAGGAGAAGGGCTGGCAGCGCTTATCGGTTCCAGAAATTTACGCACCATTTGCGGAGGGTAACTTTCCAACCCCTTCAGGCAAGTGTGAGTTTTACAGTGAAACGCTTGCCAAACTCGGCATCGATCCATTGCCTTGTTTCATACCACCCACTGAGTCTGTGCGCACTGCACCGGAATTATCGAAAAAATTTCCATTGGAGATGATCTCGCCACCGGCACATAACTTTCTAAACTCGAGTTTTGCCAACCTGCCCAGCTTTCTAAAATCAGAAAAAGAACCATTCCTGGAGATCCATCCGAACGATGCTGGTGTGCGCGGCATCAAAGACGGTGACCGCGTGCGCATTTTCAACGACCGGGGAGCTTTCGGTGCAAGAGCAAGAGTTTCCGAGCGCGCCAGAGAAGGTGTTGTTGTGGCATTTTCCATCTGGTGGAAAAAACTCACCGTCGACGGTACTAATGCAAATGACGTTACTTCACAACGATTGACTGACATGGGTGCAGCAGCAACATTTTATGACACCCTTGTGGAAGTAGAGAAGGAATGA
- a CDS encoding D-amino acid aminotransferase: protein MKASSATSGHPDQVTNPTHDARQIVANWNGQQMPLADVKVSVLDRAFTFGDSIYEVVRIYGGQLFRFSDHLDRMRNGLNDLKIKADVSEIEKNVRLTLANSGVLDGIVYIQVTRGEAPRQHRYPENCQPNVLIYADRIQTITPQVRAEGVKVITHPDIRWGRNDIKQTGLTANCIVAQAAAEKNCREAIMIDAQGLVTEGSHTTIFGVKSGKLIVPPPSPKVLPGITKIQVLEFAQSMGIEVERRFITAEELFGLDEVFLAGTTCEVLAVVSIDDRAVGTGRPGPVLTRLEKAFEQVIREHAPPSSSANS from the coding sequence ATGAAAGCATCATCAGCGACTTCAGGTCATCCAGATCAAGTAACCAATCCCACACACGATGCTCGCCAGATAGTTGCCAACTGGAACGGGCAGCAGATGCCGCTGGCAGACGTGAAGGTGTCGGTGCTCGACCGCGCATTCACATTTGGAGATTCGATATATGAAGTCGTGAGGATTTACGGTGGTCAATTATTTCGATTCAGCGATCATCTCGACCGCATGCGTAATGGATTGAACGACCTTAAGATTAAAGCTGATGTTTCTGAAATTGAGAAAAACGTTCGTCTGACTCTAGCCAACAGTGGCGTTCTCGACGGGATAGTTTATATCCAGGTCACCAGAGGTGAGGCGCCTCGCCAACATCGTTACCCGGAAAATTGCCAACCCAACGTCCTTATATACGCAGACAGGATTCAGACTATTACTCCGCAAGTGAGAGCGGAAGGCGTCAAAGTAATTACCCATCCGGATATTCGATGGGGAAGGAACGACATTAAGCAAACAGGTCTAACTGCAAACTGCATCGTGGCGCAAGCCGCAGCTGAGAAAAATTGCAGAGAAGCGATCATGATCGATGCTCAGGGATTAGTTACTGAGGGCAGTCATACAACCATATTTGGTGTTAAAAGCGGCAAGCTTATTGTGCCGCCTCCGTCACCCAAAGTTCTTCCCGGCATAACCAAGATACAGGTATTAGAGTTCGCTCAATCGATGGGCATCGAAGTGGAGCGGAGGTTTATCACAGCCGAGGAATTGTTTGGGCTCGATGAGGTATTCCTAGCGGGCACCACCTGTGAAGTGTTGGCGGTCGTTTCAATCGACGATCGCGCCGTAGGAACGGGTCGGCCCGGTCCAGTATTAACGCGCCTGGAAAAGGCTTTTGAACAGGTTATTCGTGAGCACGCGCCACCGAGTTCTTCGGCTAATTCTTAA
- a CDS encoding alpha/beta hydrolase, which produces MNSSLANLFRANWTASIALTVSILVFCMIAPGIMPAPALNPVQTEESGMRIYHDLAYTPDARPSQSLDLYLPKAPSKQPLPVVILIHGGGWLGGDKADFAGVAHEFVSRGFAVAIINYRLSKENIWPAQILDCKSAVRWLRANANIYNLDSKRFVAGGHSSGAHLAAFLAATNGIKDFDKGANLASSSDVQAVLWFSGIANLITRASTPGYEIVQNKKSDQSQLIGGPTLENRVVALQASPVNWVSNKTAPFFFEAGTADKVVPSNQIAEMQDALKKHGIYSEVYWLNGVGHFSPEFFDTRHLDLMHRFLKKVLAL; this is translated from the coding sequence ATGAATTCTTCGTTGGCAAATTTGTTTCGAGCGAACTGGACCGCTAGCATTGCTCTGACCGTTTCAATACTGGTGTTTTGCATGATAGCTCCCGGCATTATGCCAGCACCGGCTTTGAATCCAGTGCAAACTGAAGAGTCAGGCATGCGGATTTATCACGATCTTGCATATACTCCCGACGCTAGACCAAGTCAGTCGCTTGACCTGTACCTGCCAAAAGCACCTTCGAAGCAGCCCTTGCCTGTTGTCATTCTTATCCATGGTGGCGGATGGCTCGGTGGCGATAAAGCTGATTTTGCAGGAGTAGCGCATGAGTTTGTGTCACGCGGATTCGCAGTGGCGATAATAAACTATCGACTTAGCAAAGAGAATATTTGGCCCGCACAAATACTGGATTGCAAATCAGCAGTGCGCTGGCTGCGAGCGAATGCAAATATATACAATCTGGATTCAAAGCGATTTGTAGCTGGAGGACATTCTTCCGGAGCGCATTTAGCGGCATTTCTTGCCGCCACAAATGGTATCAAAGACTTCGACAAGGGCGCCAATTTGGCATCGTCAAGCGATGTGCAAGCAGTACTCTGGTTCTCAGGAATAGCAAATTTGATTACACGTGCATCAACACCAGGTTATGAAATTGTGCAAAACAAGAAGAGCGACCAATCTCAGCTAATTGGTGGACCCACACTTGAGAATCGTGTCGTCGCGCTCCAGGCTAGTCCCGTTAATTGGGTGTCGAATAAAACAGCACCATTTTTCTTCGAGGCTGGTACGGCCGATAAAGTCGTTCCGTCAAACCAGATCGCGGAAATGCAGGACGCGCTGAAAAAGCATGGAATATATTCCGAAGTTTATTGGTTGAACGGAGTCGGACATTTTAGTCCGGAGTTTTTTGACACCAGGCATTTAGATTTGATGCATAGGTTCTTGAAGAAAGTTTTGGCTCTCTGA
- a CDS encoding response regulator transcription factor, translated as MKILVIDDEPQIRRALRVGLEQNNYQVFLAANGEEGLDMAASRLPDLIILDLAMPGKNGFDVCKELREWTKTPIIVLSVRDREEDKIKALDLGADDYLTKPFGIGELLARARAVLRRQAPDEEQEQSTFTCANLKVDFAHRRVYISNEEVHLTPKEYDLLRYMTTNADRVLTHRQLLSKVWGPEYENDSHTLRVHIANLRNKIEEHPERPFYIHTETRVGYRFRTDQQATANDKATVGV; from the coding sequence ATGAAAATTCTTGTTATTGACGATGAGCCGCAAATTCGTCGGGCATTGAGGGTCGGACTCGAACAGAATAACTACCAGGTGTTTCTGGCAGCAAACGGCGAAGAGGGGCTTGATATGGCAGCTTCGCGCCTGCCTGATTTGATCATTTTAGACCTGGCGATGCCCGGCAAGAATGGTTTCGATGTTTGCAAGGAACTGCGGGAGTGGACCAAGACTCCAATCATCGTTCTTTCTGTGCGCGATAGGGAAGAAGATAAAATCAAAGCTCTCGATCTCGGCGCCGATGATTACCTCACCAAACCATTCGGAATCGGAGAGTTGCTCGCCAGAGCCAGAGCAGTTTTGCGCAGGCAAGCACCAGATGAAGAGCAGGAACAATCAACATTCACATGCGCAAATCTGAAAGTAGATTTTGCGCACCGGCGCGTGTACATCTCCAACGAAGAGGTGCATCTGACACCGAAGGAATATGACTTGCTGCGGTATATGACTACGAATGCAGATCGAGTCTTGACTCACCGTCAGCTTCTGTCGAAGGTCTGGGGACCCGAGTACGAAAACGATTCGCACACGTTGCGCGTTCACATTGCCAATCTGAGAAACAAGATTGAGGAACATCCGGAGCGACCTTTTTATATCCACACTGAAACAAGAGTGGGATACCGCTTCCGTACGGATCAGCAGGCAACCGCAAACGATAAAGCAACCGTTGGAGTCTAA
- a CDS encoding sigma-70 family RNA polymerase sigma factor, translated as MPMKMNLQKKSHHINDEPWNEFEASFDENVAEPVELEVEPIEQARSFNDDSMTMYLKEIGRYSLLTGAQEIELVRAAHSGDADARKKLIQSNLRLVVSVARHFLNRGLSYPDLIQEGNFGLMKAVDKFDPELGYRFSTYATWWIRQAIVRAIADKSRTIRLPGHMNEMLSRLKKQVRALSEQTGRLPTTEELAVSMKTTPDKVRKLLDISKGLLSLDAASAAGFDTTLGETLSDENENSAPAEAVAQKLLHKDVIEALSYLTAHERSVLLMRYGFNGDKPKSLAECAMALGVTRERARQLENRALKKLRGNSKVGQLKEYLN; from the coding sequence ATGCCAATGAAAATGAACCTTCAGAAAAAATCCCATCATATAAATGACGAGCCTTGGAACGAGTTCGAAGCTTCCTTCGACGAAAACGTTGCTGAGCCGGTGGAATTGGAGGTCGAACCGATCGAGCAGGCGCGCTCGTTCAATGACGACTCGATGACTATGTACTTGAAAGAGATTGGCCGTTACAGCCTTCTTACAGGTGCTCAAGAGATCGAACTCGTGAGAGCTGCGCACTCAGGCGATGCGGACGCCCGAAAAAAGCTGATTCAGTCGAATCTTCGTTTGGTCGTTAGTGTGGCTCGCCACTTCTTGAATCGCGGTCTAAGCTATCCTGATTTGATTCAGGAAGGTAACTTTGGTCTGATGAAAGCTGTCGATAAATTCGATCCCGAACTGGGATACAGATTCTCGACGTACGCTACATGGTGGATTCGCCAGGCAATTGTGCGAGCGATTGCCGATAAATCTCGGACTATTCGTTTGCCTGGACACATGAACGAAATGCTTAGCCGTTTGAAGAAACAAGTTAGAGCGTTAAGTGAACAAACCGGAAGACTGCCTACAACCGAGGAGTTGGCAGTTTCAATGAAGACCACGCCTGATAAGGTGCGGAAACTTCTCGATATTTCAAAAGGGCTGCTGTCTCTCGACGCTGCTAGCGCTGCTGGATTTGACACCACTCTCGGTGAAACTCTGAGTGATGAAAATGAAAACTCGGCACCCGCTGAAGCAGTTGCTCAGAAGCTTTTGCATAAGGATGTCATTGAAGCTCTCAGTTATTTGACCGCTCACGAGCGCAGCGTTCTTTTGATGCGCTACGGATTCAACGGTGATAAACCTAAGAGCCTGGCGGAATGCGCAATGGCGTTAGGCGTCACACGAGAACGAGCAAGACAATTGGAAAATAGAGCCCTCAAGAAATTGAGAGGCAATTCGAAAGTTGGACAGTTGAAGGAATACTTGAACTAA
- a CDS encoding transcriptional repressor, translated as MTHSERLTKGAKKVLEILGKSHELTSAQDIHSRLRTDDERAPGLTTVYRSLESLVGQGLVQAVDLGDGERRYEVVKPGEHHHHLICEKCNSSVHLDQCVVHDLVDAIKTKYGFTTRAHILEIFGTCSKCK; from the coding sequence ATGACGCACAGCGAACGGTTGACGAAGGGCGCGAAAAAAGTTTTAGAGATTCTGGGAAAGTCGCATGAGCTGACTAGCGCCCAGGATATACATAGCCGTCTACGCACCGACGACGAGCGAGCGCCCGGCTTGACGACCGTGTACAGGTCTCTGGAATCGCTGGTTGGGCAAGGGCTGGTACAGGCTGTCGACCTTGGCGACGGCGAACGGCGCTATGAAGTCGTAAAACCAGGCGAACATCATCATCACTTGATTTGCGAAAAATGCAACAGCAGCGTTCACCTGGATCAGTGCGTAGTCCACGATTTGGTAGACGCTATCAAAACCAAATACGGATTCACAACCCGCGCACACATACTGGAAATTTTCGGCACCTGCTCCAAGTGCAAGTAA
- a CDS encoding TrkA family potassium uptake protein, which produces MASGRVFYVQRKSQQLMLLIKVLLKEFQSFFIIFICSVTTSALLIYSFYPRADLPHERLGFMQTVYDVWLMLFFESPLTYVDDWRIAPLFFLLPLLGLVTIAEGVVHLGNLLFQHQRYSGEWQKMIASTFENHIVVCGLGNVGVRVVQHLRQFDETVTVIESNAESRFVNEVAGIDVPVLMGDARDSQMLMVANIHKAKAIIAVTDNDLVNLEAVLTARELNPNIRVVVRMFDQKMAKKIEKNLGIHGAYSSSARSARLFAQAAISGDIIDSFEFGGTTINAIQIVVESNTALVGQTVDDVRHQHEVTVLLHEKAGGEVDWNPSPNNILAVGDKLLIMTDRLGLKRLEPSTRKLTLPQKSHD; this is translated from the coding sequence TTGGCATCTGGAAGAGTCTTCTACGTTCAAAGAAAAAGCCAGCAGCTGATGCTGCTGATTAAGGTGCTGCTGAAAGAGTTTCAGAGCTTTTTCATCATCTTCATTTGTTCGGTAACGACTTCAGCGCTTCTCATCTATTCCTTCTATCCACGGGCTGATTTGCCGCATGAACGTCTGGGCTTCATGCAGACAGTCTACGACGTCTGGCTTATGCTCTTTTTCGAAAGTCCGCTCACATATGTTGATGACTGGAGAATCGCGCCTCTCTTCTTTTTGTTACCACTATTGGGTTTAGTCACAATTGCCGAGGGTGTCGTGCATCTCGGCAATCTTTTGTTTCAGCATCAGCGGTACTCCGGGGAGTGGCAAAAAATGATCGCGTCTACATTTGAAAATCACATCGTCGTGTGTGGTCTGGGAAACGTGGGGGTGCGCGTTGTGCAGCACTTGCGCCAGTTCGACGAGACCGTGACTGTGATTGAGTCGAATGCTGAAAGCCGATTCGTCAATGAAGTGGCCGGCATAGACGTACCAGTGTTGATGGGCGATGCGCGTGACTCGCAAATGCTCATGGTGGCAAATATACACAAAGCCAAAGCAATCATCGCCGTGACTGACAACGACCTTGTTAACCTCGAAGCGGTATTGACTGCGCGTGAGTTGAATCCCAATATTCGTGTTGTAGTGCGTATGTTCGACCAGAAAATGGCGAAGAAAATCGAGAAAAATCTCGGTATTCACGGCGCATACAGTTCATCTGCGCGATCGGCAAGATTGTTTGCCCAGGCGGCTATCAGCGGAGACATTATCGACTCGTTTGAGTTTGGTGGCACCACAATCAATGCTATTCAAATTGTGGTTGAGTCTAATACAGCGTTGGTTGGGCAGACTGTTGATGATGTGCGGCATCAGCATGAGGTAACTGTGCTTCTGCACGAGAAGGCTGGTGGCGAAGTGGATTGGAATCCTTCACCCAACAACATTCTTGCCGTTGGAGACAAGCTGCTGATTATGACTGACCGGCTTGGACTGAAGCGCCTGGAGCCTTCTACTCGCAAACTTACTTTGCCGCAAAAGAGTCATGATTGA
- a CDS encoding DUF427 domain-containing protein gives MVRAIWKNTIIAESEQTRTVEGNYYFPLNSVRQEYLQDSSTTSVCGWKGQANYYSIKVGDDVNNDAAWTYRQPKEEAKEIAGYIAFWKGVQIEV, from the coding sequence GTGGTTCGTGCTATTTGGAAGAATACAATCATCGCGGAGAGTGAGCAGACGAGGACTGTCGAAGGAAATTACTACTTTCCTCTGAATTCCGTGCGGCAAGAGTATTTGCAAGATAGCTCGACAACAAGCGTTTGTGGTTGGAAGGGTCAAGCAAACTATTACAGCATCAAAGTCGGAGACGACGTCAATAACGATGCGGCATGGACTTATCGTCAGCCCAAAGAAGAAGCTAAAGAAATTGCCGGTTATATAGCCTTTTGGAAAGGCGTGCAGATCGAGGTCTAG